The Bos indicus x Bos taurus breed Angus x Brahman F1 hybrid chromosome 11, Bos_hybrid_MaternalHap_v2.0, whole genome shotgun sequence sequence CCTGCCGCCTCTTCCGCAGCAGGGCTGTTCACTCCTCTGCCAGCCCTCCAGGTGCTCCCTCCGTCTCCCACGTGCCAGCCAACCTAAACGGCCCCGCCCATTCCCCAAACACGGATTCCCTCTGCCAGAAAGGGTACCCTCCTGTCACCCCCGTTGCTGCCCAGTCTTCAGGGTCCACCCCTCTCGCTGAGCCCTCTGGTTTTCGCAGAGCCTCCTGGGAGGCAGTGGGAGCTGCCCAATAAAGATCAAATAGCCGAGCTGTTaagtctcccccctcccccaccccagttttTATGTCATTTCCCTCTGTGGCAAAACAATGCCTCCCCACTGCCACACACATACAGCTCTTTCACCTCTGATCAGAAGCACACAGCACCCTCCGTGGTGGTGGCCCCGTTGACCCCCTGCCCGCGTGCCCCCTCCATGCACAAGCATCCCTTTCTGCTGCTCCTTGCTGAGTGCCCTCTGGTTGCAGTCCTAGCACCATCCCAGGCCACCAGCTCTAAGAGGGGAGGCCACAGGcgcccctcctcctccatctccctcaGTGCCCTCAGGGGACGCCTGGCATCTTTGTGGGGTGAAATTAAGCAGACACCCCATGGGTAGGAGCCGGCTGCCCCCCAGGCTGGGCCTGTGCCCCCCGGGCTTGGAGCAGAGCTGGCTCTGCCAGCTACCCCAGGGGAGAGGGCGCCTCTCATGCAGCACAGCCCTCTCGTGTTTGCAGAAGCCTTGCATAACTCTCTGCCGGCGCGATCCGGTTACTCTTCGGGTTTCAGAAGAATTTTTACCCCGGTTACACATCGTGTTTCAGAAGAATTTTTACCCCTGACTTGATCCTTTGAGCACAGCCAGCCTGGCAATCCTCAGCTGAAATGCCTTTGTAAGCTGTTCTTGCAGGAGCCCCTGGTGGCATCTGGACAGGCTGTCCTCCTGGTTTTGTACCCGCATTTTTCCAGCTCTGCTTTCAGACCCTAACCTCGGCCTCTCTCTTCGAGGCCACAGACGGCGCAGAGCTTTGCCACTCcgcagagtgggggtggggtggggtgtgcagACGGCGGTGGTTGCATTTTAGACAGTGGAGGCAGTAGACCTAGCTGGCGGCCGGTAGTTCAGCCAGAAGCTTGGGGAGCCTGCTTGATTTATCGGTGTTGGCGTTCCTCACAGATCTTTGATGTGGGTGAGAATCTGACAGTCCCCGATGAGTTCACGGTGGAGGAGAGGCAGACGGGGATGTGGTGGAGGCACCTGGTGGCCGGCGGTGGGGCGGGGGCCGTATCGAGAACCTGCACGGCCCCCCTGGACAGACTCAAGGTGCTCATGCAGGTATGTGCGCAGGAAGACGGGCCCTGAGCCGCCTGTTTTCTCCTTGGGTTCTTTGGTCGGTGGCTTCCCTGCCCTTGTCTGGGGCCCTACTCTGGGCCCATACCTTTCTTAAGTCAGATTGGAGTTACTGCTCAGACCAGGGTGACATTAGATCCTGGCCCAGGTGACCTTTTGCGCATTGCTGATCTAATTTTATCTGAGGCTCTTAAGCCAGGAGTCACATTACAGGGCTGTAATGTGGGCAGCTGACCCCGGTGAGAACTGGGGTGTGGCAGGAACCTGTCGCCTTACGTACATCTTATGTAGACCACTGCATGGAGAGCTGTGCAAGCTGCTCCTTGCACCTGGCCCAGACACTAGTCCCCTGGCCGAGTGCCTGATTCCAAGTCCACAGGGCAGAGATAAGCCGAACGCACGTCAGGGGCAGGGTTGTGAAATCGACCTGCCTGAGGACACACCATTGGACTTCAGTGTCATCTGAACAGTGGCCAGTCACCCCCTTGTTCCCTGACTGGTGTTCTGGCATTTTTTAATGCCAGGAACCCTGCTCAGAAAAGGTGTCAGCCTTTCCCTGCCCTCCTTTCCCTGCCTTGGTTCAAGGCCTATGGACAGAAGAAGGTGCCAAATCAGAGAGATGGAGTGGTTTGGGCACAGGAGCTCTGGGCCTGGGACCCGATCCGGGGTCCCACCCTCCCATCTGAGTGACCATGAGCATTTCTCTTCACTCCCAGGACTTCTATTCCTCTGGAAACTAAGAGGCTCGAACCAGTTGCATTGtcagtttgtttttcttccccaaatcccCAGGAATGCTGTAGAGATGAAAGGCTGTCCTTGGATGAAATGACTAAGGCTGGGAATGCATTCAATTAATGGGAGTAGGAGAGGGGTCATGGGTAGGGGGCACGTAGATTGGCTGGTCTGATGATGGTTGAACCTTATTATGGGTTCCTGGAAGCTCCTCTGTACTTTTATGTATGCTTGAAAGTTTTTCCGTAATaaaaagttcaatttttttttttaagtagtcctCATGGAGGTGTAAGAGGTGTTTAGCATGGTGTTGGCATATAAACGTTGGGTGCACAGCCACATTTGACCCTCAGGGTGCTGAGTCGGTCTCAGGCACTGGAGGGCAGAGCCGTGCCTGCCGACCTCCCACCTTGGTAAAGGTCAGACGACGGCGGCTCGCTGTGGCTGCTCCCGACCTCTTGTCCTTCCCCCCAGGTCCACGCCTCCCGCAGCAACAACATGTGCATCGTGGGTGGGTTCACGCAGATGATTCGAGAAGGAGGGGCCCGATCACTCTGGCGGGGCAATGGCATCAACGTCCTCAAAATCGCCCCCGAGTCGGCCATCAAATTCATGGCCTACGAGCAGGTGAGGACCTGGCTCTCCAGGAAGAGTCGCACCTCGGCAGCTGCATCCTGAGCACCCCCTGGGACAAGGTCCCTGCCCTGCTGATCCCCTGGAACCCGGAGCCAGGCCTTGAACCTGAGGGACAGCCAGGCCAGGTGGGGGGTGGAGAGGCCTGGGTCTGACCCCTGCACTGCCCCACTAGCCTGTTCCACTGGGGGCCAGTGCCTGCCTTCTCTGGGCAGCATCGAAAGTCCCAGGGACACCAGGTCTCGGTTAAACCTGATCGGCTCCGGGAGGACGGGCGGGGCGGCAACAGGTGTGCTGGTCTCCAGCAGAGGGGTTTCAGTTTGTTGGCTCCTTATTCCAGATCAAACGTCTCATTGGGAGTGACCAGGAGACTCTGAGGATTCACGAGAGGCTCGTGGCAGGGTCCTTGGCAGGGGCCATCGCCCAGAGTAGTATCTACCCGATGGAGGTGAGGGCCATGTCAGTGCCGGGGCGGGCAGCCCGTGTTGGGGTGGGCCGGCGGACTGGGCCCTGCTCACGCTTCCATCACCCGCCCTGGGCTCTGCAGGTCCTGAAGACCCGGATGGCCCTGCGCAAGACAGGCCAGTACTCGGGCATGTTGGACTGTGCCAGGAAGATCCTGGCCCGAGAGGGCATGGCCGCCTTCTACAAAGGCTACGTCCCCAACATGCTGGGCATCATCCCCTACGCTGGCATAGACTTGGCCGTCTACGAGGTGAGGCCCTCTGGAGGACTCAGGCCCCTTGAGCGGCAGGAGAGATTCAGAAACCCCCTGCTGGCCATGTGTCATCCCTCCCCAGCCACCTCCCCCCATTGTCTCCTTCCAAATTCCTTTGTCCCTTGCAAGGGGTCTCCTGTCACACTGCCTGCCCATGGCAGCCCCCAGCTTCTGTACCCTAGGGGCTTGGCCGACAGATCTGGAGAGCGCGATGCCCTGGGGGCTCCCTGGGCCCctgcaggctccagagctcagggGTCCAGCCCTCCGAGGAAAAGAAGGGGTTGCTGCCCCTGCTTCCCGCCACCCCTCACCCCCCGACCCCATCCTATCTGGGAATCCCCAGTGACAGCAGAAACAAAGGGCAGGCCGTTCAGGAGCGCAGCCAGCCCCCAGGGCCAGCCCAGGCCAAGTGAGTTGGGTTACTGTGGCCTTGCGGATCCCATCCATGTGACCAGGCAGCGCCTCCTATGTGGATCCGATATCTGCCCCCAACCCCGCCGGCTCTCACTGTCTCTCAGGCTTTCCCTTCCTGGGGCCTGCAGGCACTTCAGCTCATCCCCGCCCCCCTGTACCCTTGCAGACACTCAAGAATGCCTGGCTGCAGCGCTATGCAGTGAACAGTGCAGACCCTGGTGTGTTTGTGCTCCTGGCCTGTGGCACCATGTCCAGCACCTGTGGCCAGCTGGCCAGCTACCCACTGGCCCTGGTCAGGACCCGGATGCAGGCCCAAGGTAAGGCCAGTCGGCCCCCAGGGCCCCATCTCCCCTGGGGCAGGTTGGGATGTAGGGAGGAGCCGGCGAAAGGCCCCTGACAGGTGGCGTCTCTCACTGCAGCCTCCATGGAGGGTGCTCCCGAGGTCACCATGAGCAGCCTCTTCAAACAGATTCTGCGGACCGAGGGGGCCTTCGGCCTGTACCGGGGGCTGGCCCCCAACTTCATGAAGGTGATCCCGGCCGTGAGCATCAGCTACGTGGTGTACGAGAACCTGAAGATCACCCTGGGCGTGCAGTCGCGGTGACAGGCGGGGGGCCAGCCGCCCGTGCAGACTCCCTGATCCCGGGCTTCCAGCCCTGGGATGTGTAGCCATCTCATTCTGTGAATGTACCAACACTACGCTGACTGAAGCCAAGCTGTGAAAACCCTGGGGTGCGACCGCAAGTTGGGGGGACAGAGCTGGCAGGCCACCGGGTGCGTCCTGCTGACCCCGGCCGACCCGCGTGTCCATTCCAGGGAGGACCTGTGAGTGTTCCTCAGGGCCCAGGGCTCAGCAGGGCCCAGGGCTCAGCAGGACATGGGCCCGAGCGCTTGGGGGCTGAACGCTGCCCAGGGGCACCTGCGGAAGAGCAGGGCTGGGAGGCCGGCTTCATCCTCCCATCGCATCCTCGCAGCTGGACCATTGGCGTGGGCCGTCTTCTGGCCTGCTGCGCGTCTTCCCCGGGGGGCCCACCTCGCTTCCTTCCTCGCTGCTGTTTTCAATGGTAGGAGGAGGGCCCCCGGCCCTCTCCCCACACTGCTTCTCTCCCCTCAGTCAGTGGGGAAGGGTAGTTGTACCTGAAACCTGAGCCCAGATTCCCAACTGGCCGCTCTGCCGCTGGCTGGCTGGTGCAGGGAAGAGGGCTTCCAAGCTGCCCAGCAGGTGGGCACCTGGATGCACGTGTGCATGATGGGGGCCAGGCTGCCTGGCGCATGGCTTCACAGGTCCTGGACCCCAGAGAGCCTCTGCTCCCTGCCGCTGAGGGGGGGCTCGTGAGGCTCTGAGCTGGGCCCGGACTCTGTCAGGACTGGCACCAGCTCAGAACCAAGTCCCTCTGCCCCGCTGGCATGAGGGCAGTGGGGATCGTGTTGAAGCAGGAAGGGCCATGTCTGCCCTGCGTCTGCATGCCCTGGCGAGAGAAGGAAAAGGTGTTCAAGGCCTTAATAATTACGTATCATTGGAAGAAGGGTTTTGTTCAGAAAGAGAAGCTGAACAAACGTGCAGGTTCTGGTCTTCCAGAAGGAAGACAGAGAGCCGACGGCTTGGCTGACCTCATTTAAGTCTGTTTCTGATGCCCCTGGGGACTCGCGTCCAATCCCCACGGGGCCAGGTGGGACCACTTCACATTCCGCTGATGCAATGTGTCACACTGCTTGGAgcctatttattttgtatttatttgaacAGAGTTACGTCCTAACTATTTTTATAGATTTGTTTGATTAATAGCCTGTCATTTTCAAgttcattttttattcatatttatgttCCTGGTGGATTGTACCTTCCCGGCCCccgtgaggtggggtggggggagggaccAGGGGGCCGTGGGCGTGACCCTCGTGCCTGTCCAAAGAAATTCCTCTCTGAACTGGTGacagaaaaaaggcaaagaaggcAGAAAGGCCCTGACCGCAGAGAGACGGGCCCTTGGCAGGTCGGGGGGTGAGGGGGCCAGCACCCAGGAAGCCTTAGGAGTTGAGGGTTTGATCAGGGGgcgggaagagggagggaaactCCCACTCCATTGAAGATGGAAGTCCAAATCGTTTCTTGGACTGGGGAGggatttctttattttccccCCTTTTTGAAGGATAGGGCAGTGAGGTACCTATCACTGTGAGTTTGGgtgagggccggaggagaaggccACCAGCTCCCCCCGCCATCCCCTGTGAAGCGGGCTCCCTCTGTCCTGGCCACCACCCCCCAACCCGCTCCTCCTGCTCAATAATGCTGGTCTCTGTGCAAGTGCACGGCCATATTTCCATTCACCAGAATGGCCCGATAAGGACAATTCAAATAGGATGCAAAGATCAATGCAAAAATTACTGTTATATATAAATAGAGTTATAACTGGAATTGGTGACAAAGCAAATTAAGAAAGAATTGGGAGTTGTCATTTAAAACAGCCTTCTAATAAAGTTGTTTAAGAGCTGATGAGAGAGTCATGCTTTTGCTGACCTGGGCTTGGGTGGCACGGGGCTGTCGCCACGTTAGAATATTGTGTCACTCAAGTCCcttaggtcgtgtccgactctctgtgaccccaggctctctgtagcccgccaggctcctttgtccatgggattctccaggcaggaatactggaatgggttggcatttccttcaggggatcttcctggaccagggatcaaacccacgtctcctgccctggcaggtggattctttaccactgagccaccagggaagcctacatgtTAGAGTGCAAATCCATTTGTCTCATCAGAGGACATGAGaaaccttccccctccccctcacaCAGAGCAGCTCCCCGTTCCAGGCTTCTCAAGGCACCCCCTCTTTAGAATGGATGTTTGTTCGCTTTGGGGTGCTCCGACAGGTCGCCAGTGCCCCGGAAGTTGCTGTATCCGGAGGTCCTTCCTCGGCCCTCACCTGATTCAGCCTATCCAGGGCAGAGCTGATCCCTCAATGCTGCTGGAAGCCCCTCCTaactcctcttcctctctcaaACTTGCTGGCTGCCCCTCTCCAGCCGCAGAGTTGGTTCCTCCCCGTCCCTCTGGGGGGCCCCCAACACTCTTTTTTGCTTTGTGGAAACGGAATGTTTGCAGCCGTACTTCCAGCACCTAAGACCGTGCCCAGTGCAAAGAAGTGTTCATTAAACAACAACACACCCCAGTCCCCCAGCAAGCCCTGGGTGCCACtggtaggggtggggtggagcgGTGTACTATGAAGCAGCTTAGGGAACGTGCCAGGGGGCTCTGGCTTTCAGAGGCCGTAAGGGGGCACAAGAGTGTGCCCCGTGTGTGAAATGCATATGCCACTTGTGCTGGGCTCAACAGGGGCCACTCCACACCCCCCAAATTTATGTCCTTTGGGAACTTCAGATGTCGCTTAATTTGGAGACAGGGTTTTTACAGAAGTGTTCAAGTCAAGATGGGGTCGTCCTGGGCGAGGGTGGGCCCTAAGTCCAAAGACTGAAGAAGAAGGAAATCTGGATGTGGAGGAGCGCAGTGTGAATGAATGGCGTGATGAGTCCACATGTCAGACACCAAGGGTGTCTGAGGCGAGGGGAGAGGTAGCCACACTTTCTGCCTCAGACCCTCCAGAAGGAGCCAAACCGCCGACACCGGGGTTTCTGGCTTCTGGCCTCCTGCACTGAGAGAattccattccattgttttccgcCATCCAAGTTCAGGGTGGTTTGTTACAGCTAGGAAAGTAACACGCCATTTGCGTCACCTTGTTACCAGGGCAACGGGCATAAACCGTTTCCCAACCACTGGGTACCCCCAGCCGCCCCATCCGGGCTTCTCCTTGGGACGGTGGCCGGGTCCCACGTTCCCAGGTGCTCGGTCCCACTCACTGGGAGAGCGGCTCCTCCAGCACAGAAGTTCGCTTTGGGAGGCGGGTGACAATATTGGTCACCAAGCCAACCTTTCTGTGGTTACCGCCTTTGTTCCTAATCCCCTCCTTCCAATCTTATTAATTATTTAGTTGGCTGcccctggtcttagttgcagcacgcaggatcttttagttgcagcatgggagagctagttccctgacctggaatCGAACCCAGTGCCCTTGCTTTGAGAGCACagtctcagcccctggaccaGGGGAGTCTCCTCCATCCAGTCTTTAATCACATGTCACCTTCTTACGGAGGCTTTCCCTGGCCATCTTACAGGGGCAGCCCTGTTCCCTCCACAGCCCAGTTCATTCACCACCCCGTTTGTTTCTCTCCCTTGTACTTCTCACGACCAACTAGAGGATCGACTTTCTCAAATGCTGTTCCCAGTACATGCCCTGCACCCACTACAGGCCTAACGAGTAGTTCGTCATTGGATAAAATCCATGCACGCATCCTGTCGTGTGGGAAGCAGAATTACATCCCCTCCCAAAGACATGCacgtcctaatccccagaaccagTGCATTAGGTGGCAAGGCAAACAAAGGCTAATTAAGGTAACAGATGGAATTAAGTTTGCCAATCAGCTGACCTTCAAACAGGGAGAGAGAGtagcctggattatccaggtggaccCAGGATCACAAGATGCTTCCTTGTGGGAGAGGAAGGTAGGGAGAGAGCCAGGGAGACTGGACAAAGGACTCAGCCGGAGCCGcttgctttgaagatggaggaaggagccccGAGTTAAAGATTCCTGTggcctctagaaactggaaaaggcaaggtcGAGTCTCCCAGAAAACCTCCAGAAGGAACGCTGCCTTGAGGACGACCTTGACTTCAGCCCAGTGAGACACACTCCAGACTTCCGACCTCCAGACGCGCCTTGGGAGAGCTGTTGGGAAGTTGAAACGAGACAGGAAACGGAAATGGCCGGTCCTTAAACACTTGCAGTACCCTGGCCCCATCCTGGATTCCAAACACAGAGTAATTTCCCCTAAATGCTTTTTCATTCcactcctcccctgcctccccgcccccaccccctgcccccactgaGGAGGCCTGGTATCTCTGGCtttagggggtggggtgggagggtggggagaccTGGCCCATGTGCTGTGCGCTTCCTTCCTGGAGCGAGACGCTTTCATCTCAGTCCCGGGAGTGCCATCGCTGAGCTGCAGCTCTGTGCACACAGGGGACCAGGGCAGCTGCCGccatgtccccattttacagaggtggAAACTAAGACCCCGGAAGGGGCCGccatgtccccattttacagaggtggAAACTAAGACCCCGGAAGGGGCAGGGGCTTGCCCAGGGCCTCCCTGGGAACAGGTGACAAGACCTTGAAGCAGATCAGAGTGACCCACTCTGGCTGTGTGCTTGGGGGTGAAGATACGGCTGGCCCCTGCCCCCACACCTGGCCTGGCAGCCTTGGACCCACACCACGACCCACCTGCGGAGAACTTCACTGAGGGGCAGGGGCTCCTTGCCTGACCTCAGGCAGGTGACAAACTGGTCCCTGGCTGCTCTCCCAGCCAGGAGGCCCCAGAGAGCTGGAGGAAAGTGAGGCAGGGCTGTGCTTGAATCCTGGCACCTGGcagtgtgatcttaggcaagtctcatgcctctctgagcctcagtttcctcatgaggAAGATGGGCACGGTATTTGCCTTACAGCTCAGGGCCAGGAGGAACGCCAGATTCATCCAAAGGGCAAATGTTAGGaatcccctggtggcccaggggttagggCTCTGCACTCTCAATTTGGAGggcccagggttcagtc is a genomic window containing:
- the SLC25A25 gene encoding calcium-binding mitochondrial carrier protein SCaMC-2 isoform X1 is translated as MVSSVLCRCVASPPPDPAASASSSASSPASVDPCGGAVCGGPDHRLRLWSLFQTLDVNRDGGLCVNDLAVGLRRLGLHRTEGELRKIVQAGDKDLDGQLDFEEFVHYLQDHEKKLRLVFKSLDKKNDGRIDAQEIMQSLRDLGVKISEQQAEKILKRIRMGHFWGPVTYMDKNGTMTIDWNEWRDYHLLHPVENIPEIILYWKHSTIFDVGENLTVPDEFTVEERQTGMWWRHLVAGGGAGAVSRTCTAPLDRLKVLMQVHASRSNNMCIVGGFTQMIREGGARSLWRGNGINVLKIAPESAIKFMAYEQIKRLIGSDQETLRIHERLVAGSLAGAIAQSSIYPMEVLKTRMALRKTGQYSGMLDCARKILAREGMAAFYKGYVPNMLGIIPYAGIDLAVYETLKNAWLQRYAVNSADPGVFVLLACGTMSSTCGQLASYPLALVRTRMQAQASMEGAPEVTMSSLFKQILRTEGAFGLYRGLAPNFMKVIPAVSISYVVYENLKITLGVQSR
- the SLC25A25 gene encoding calcium-binding mitochondrial carrier protein SCaMC-2 isoform X2 — translated: MVSSVLCRCVASPPPDPAASASSSASSPASVDPCGGAVCGGPDHRLRLWSLFQTLDVNRDGGLCVNDLAVGLRRLGLHRTEGELRKIVQAGDKDLDGQLDFEEFVHYLQDHEKKLRLVFKSLDKKNDGRIDAQEIMQSLRDLGVKISEQQAEKILKSMDKNGTMTIDWNEWRDYHLLHPVENIPEIILYWKHSTIFDVGENLTVPDEFTVEERQTGMWWRHLVAGGGAGAVSRTCTAPLDRLKVLMQVHASRSNNMCIVGGFTQMIREGGARSLWRGNGINVLKIAPESAIKFMAYEQIKRLIGSDQETLRIHERLVAGSLAGAIAQSSIYPMEVLKTRMALRKTGQYSGMLDCARKILAREGMAAFYKGYVPNMLGIIPYAGIDLAVYETLKNAWLQRYAVNSADPGVFVLLACGTMSSTCGQLASYPLALVRTRMQAQASMEGAPEVTMSSLFKQILRTEGAFGLYRGLAPNFMKVIPAVSISYVVYENLKITLGVQSR
- the SLC25A25 gene encoding calcium-binding mitochondrial carrier protein SCaMC-2 isoform X3, with product MFQMLWHFLSSFFPRAGCQGSREGSGNEVRGTPAPARRDQMPSFLGKQDGRAEATEKRPTILLVVGPAEQFPKKIVQAGDKDLDGQLDFEEFVHYLQDHEKKLRLVFKSLDKKNDGRIDAQEIMQSLRDLGVKISEQQAEKILKRIRMGHFWGPVTYMDKNGTMTIDWNEWRDYHLLHPVENIPEIILYWKHSTIFDVGENLTVPDEFTVEERQTGMWWRHLVAGGGAGAVSRTCTAPLDRLKVLMQVHASRSNNMCIVGGFTQMIREGGARSLWRGNGINVLKIAPESAIKFMAYEQIKRLIGSDQETLRIHERLVAGSLAGAIAQSSIYPMEVLKTRMALRKTGQYSGMLDCARKILAREGMAAFYKGYVPNMLGIIPYAGIDLAVYETLKNAWLQRYAVNSADPGVFVLLACGTMSSTCGQLASYPLALVRTRMQAQASMEGAPEVTMSSLFKQILRTEGAFGLYRGLAPNFMKVIPAVSISYVVYENLKITLGVQSR
- the SLC25A25 gene encoding calcium-binding mitochondrial carrier protein SCaMC-2 isoform X4, whose product is MFQMLWHFLSSFFPRAGCQGSREGSGNEVRGTPAPARRDQMPSFLGKQDGRAEATEKRPTILLVVGPAEQFPKKIVQAGDKDLDGQLDFEEFVHYLQDHEKKLRLVFKSLDKKNDGRIDAQEIMQSLRDLGVKISEQQAEKILKSMDKNGTMTIDWNEWRDYHLLHPVENIPEIILYWKHSTIFDVGENLTVPDEFTVEERQTGMWWRHLVAGGGAGAVSRTCTAPLDRLKVLMQVHASRSNNMCIVGGFTQMIREGGARSLWRGNGINVLKIAPESAIKFMAYEQIKRLIGSDQETLRIHERLVAGSLAGAIAQSSIYPMEVLKTRMALRKTGQYSGMLDCARKILAREGMAAFYKGYVPNMLGIIPYAGIDLAVYETLKNAWLQRYAVNSADPGVFVLLACGTMSSTCGQLASYPLALVRTRMQAQASMEGAPEVTMSSLFKQILRTEGAFGLYRGLAPNFMKVIPAVSISYVVYENLKITLGVQSR
- the SLC25A25 gene encoding calcium-binding mitochondrial carrier protein SCaMC-2 isoform X5, producing MLCLCLYVPLIGEAQTEFQYFESKGLPAELKSIFKLSVFIPSQEFSTYRQWKQKIVQAGDKDLDGQLDFEEFVHYLQDHEKKLRLVFKSLDKKNDGRIDAQEIMQSLRDLGVKISEQQAEKILKRIRMGHFWGPVTYMDKNGTMTIDWNEWRDYHLLHPVENIPEIILYWKHSTIFDVGENLTVPDEFTVEERQTGMWWRHLVAGGGAGAVSRTCTAPLDRLKVLMQVHASRSNNMCIVGGFTQMIREGGARSLWRGNGINVLKIAPESAIKFMAYEQIKRLIGSDQETLRIHERLVAGSLAGAIAQSSIYPMEVLKTRMALRKTGQYSGMLDCARKILAREGMAAFYKGYVPNMLGIIPYAGIDLAVYETLKNAWLQRYAVNSADPGVFVLLACGTMSSTCGQLASYPLALVRTRMQAQASMEGAPEVTMSSLFKQILRTEGAFGLYRGLAPNFMKVIPAVSISYVVYENLKITLGVQSR
- the SLC25A25 gene encoding calcium-binding mitochondrial carrier protein SCaMC-2 isoform X6: MLCLCLYVPLIGEAQTEFQYFESKGLPAELKSIFKLSVFIPSQEFSTYRQWKQKIVQAGDKDLDGQLDFEEFVHYLQDHEKKLRLVFKSLDKKNDGRIDAQEIMQSLRDLGVKISEQQAEKILKSMDKNGTMTIDWNEWRDYHLLHPVENIPEIILYWKHSTIFDVGENLTVPDEFTVEERQTGMWWRHLVAGGGAGAVSRTCTAPLDRLKVLMQVHASRSNNMCIVGGFTQMIREGGARSLWRGNGINVLKIAPESAIKFMAYEQIKRLIGSDQETLRIHERLVAGSLAGAIAQSSIYPMEVLKTRMALRKTGQYSGMLDCARKILAREGMAAFYKGYVPNMLGIIPYAGIDLAVYETLKNAWLQRYAVNSADPGVFVLLACGTMSSTCGQLASYPLALVRTRMQAQASMEGAPEVTMSSLFKQILRTEGAFGLYRGLAPNFMKVIPAVSISYVVYENLKITLGVQSR